CGCGCTCGCCCGGCCCGCCGTCCCGCGCCCCGCCACGCCCCCGCCGCTGGACGCCCTCGACCGCGCGCTGCTGGGCCGGTTGGGCGAGGACGCCCGGCAGTCCCACGCCGTCCTGGCCGCGGCCGTCGGCGCGCCCGAGTCGACCGTGCGCCGCCGGCTGCACCGGCTGGACGGGCTCGGGCTGCTGCGCACCCATGCCACCGTCGACCCCCGGCTGCTCGGCATGGCCGTGGACGCCAACCTCTGGCTGGACGTGCCACCCGGCCGGCTCGCCGAGGTCGGCACGGCGCTGGCCCGCCACCCCCAGGTGCACGGCGTGTTCGCCACCAGCGGCCCGACCAACCTGCTGGCCACCCTCTTCTGCACGGACCACGACGAGCTGTACCGCTTCCTCACCGACACCCTGGGCCCGCTCGGGGCCGCCCGCGCCGAGACCACGATCACCGCCCGCGCGGTGAAACGGTCCGGCGTCCTGCTCCGGCAGCCGCCCCGGAAGCCGTGAGCGGTGACCGGCCCTCACCTGCGGGGTGATCGACGC
The genomic region above belongs to Streptomyces sp. 1331.2 and contains:
- a CDS encoding Lrp/AsnC family transcriptional regulator; translation: MDLTTTDPDNVLDALDRRLVCALQVDGRAEPGRIAEVLGVSARTVTRRLARMRQAGVLRVVRMPDVEDAAVGALLLRVRVLSGRVDVVAQALADRPDIPFVDVMLGGHEVGAVMLTDAGSRDRLLYGQLPATSAVTETITHAVLHAFADAGQWQAGHLTEEEAAALARPAVPRPATPPPLDALDRALLGRLGEDARQSHAVLAAAVGAPESTVRRRLHRLDGLGLLRTHATVDPRLLGMAVDANLWLDVPPGRLAEVGTALARHPQVHGVFATSGPTNLLATLFCTDHDELYRFLTDTLGPLGAARAETTITARAVKRSGVLLRQPPRKP